One genomic segment of Catenulispora sp. GP43 includes these proteins:
- a CDS encoding SDR family NAD(P)-dependent oxidoreductase, which produces MGVLDGKVAIVTGSARGIGRATADLLASQGAGVLINDLDGDAAAETAAEIAKAHGTDTAVFAGDLTAEGVPEALVAKAADSFGKIDILVNNAGYTLDKPIHLMTDDWFQRMLDIHTVVPFRTIRAAAPYFRDPAKKEREQGIEVFRKIVNISSVSGTMGNAGQANYSSGKSAVVGLTKTLAKEWGQFKVNVNAVAFGHIETRLTAAKSDDNTMEIGGETVQLGIPEAMVGATSFLIPLGRPGTPEEAAGGVFYLCSPWSNYVSGQVLNVTGGQWIGMMS; this is translated from the coding sequence ATGGGAGTCCTGGACGGCAAGGTCGCGATCGTCACCGGATCGGCGCGCGGCATCGGCCGGGCCACCGCCGACCTGCTGGCCTCGCAGGGCGCCGGCGTCCTGATCAACGACCTCGACGGCGACGCGGCCGCCGAGACCGCGGCCGAGATCGCCAAGGCCCACGGCACCGACACCGCGGTCTTCGCCGGCGACCTGACCGCCGAAGGCGTCCCGGAAGCCCTGGTGGCCAAGGCCGCGGACAGCTTCGGCAAGATCGACATCCTGGTCAACAACGCCGGCTACACCCTCGACAAGCCGATCCACCTGATGACCGACGACTGGTTCCAGCGCATGCTGGACATCCACACCGTCGTCCCCTTCCGCACCATCCGAGCAGCGGCCCCCTACTTCCGCGACCCCGCGAAGAAGGAACGCGAGCAGGGCATCGAGGTCTTCCGCAAGATCGTGAACATCAGCTCGGTATCCGGCACCATGGGCAACGCCGGCCAGGCGAACTACAGCTCCGGCAAATCAGCGGTCGTCGGCCTGACCAAGACCCTGGCCAAGGAATGGGGCCAGTTCAAGGTCAACGTCAACGCGGTGGCCTTCGGCCACATCGAGACCCGCCTCACCGCCGCCAAGAGCGACGACAACACAATGGAGATCGGCGGCGAGACCGTCCAGCTGGGCATCCCCGAGGCCATGGTCGGCGCGACCAGCTTCCTGATCCCGCTGGGGCGTCCGGGGACCCCGGAGGAGGCGGCGGGCGGGGTGTTCTACCTGTGCTCGCCGTGGTCGAACTACGTTTCGGGGCAGGTGCTGAACGTCACCGGTGGGCAGTGGATCGGGATGATGTCGTGA
- a CDS encoding NAD(P)-dependent alcohol dehydrogenase, with protein MKAVVQHGYGPPERVLRLDETARPTPGDDDVLIRVRATSVNTPDSATVAGEPYILRLQAGARRPKQPVRGSDVAGTVEAVGSAVTDLQPGDEVFGSLWGTKDSNAGTFAQYTVAPGSQLAKKPAGLGFDEAAASVMAGLTALLAMRDAGRVQPGAHVLINGASGGVGTMAVQIAKSLGAEVTGVCSARNAELVRSLGADHVIDYAEQDFTKSQTRYAVILDNVMNHRPKAVARLLTPEGVFIPNSLGINGGLLAALPRMARAALMGKGSTTVKFVMLAVNREDLTALADLLETGEVRTVIERTYPFDETATAVAHVLGHHAIGKVAITV; from the coding sequence ATGAAAGCCGTCGTCCAACACGGATACGGACCGCCCGAACGCGTCCTCCGGCTCGACGAGACCGCCCGGCCCACGCCCGGCGACGACGACGTCCTGATCCGCGTCCGGGCCACGAGCGTCAACACCCCGGACTCGGCCACGGTCGCCGGAGAGCCCTACATCCTCCGCCTACAAGCCGGGGCCCGACGGCCGAAGCAACCGGTCCGGGGCAGCGACGTCGCCGGCACCGTGGAGGCCGTGGGCTCGGCGGTCACCGATCTCCAGCCGGGCGACGAGGTGTTCGGGTCCCTGTGGGGCACCAAGGACTCGAACGCCGGCACCTTCGCGCAGTACACCGTCGCCCCCGGGTCCCAGCTCGCGAAGAAACCGGCCGGGCTCGGCTTCGACGAGGCCGCGGCGTCGGTCATGGCGGGACTGACCGCGCTGCTCGCGATGCGCGACGCGGGCCGGGTACAGCCCGGCGCGCACGTTCTGATCAACGGAGCCTCCGGCGGCGTCGGGACGATGGCGGTCCAGATCGCCAAGTCGCTCGGCGCCGAGGTGACGGGAGTGTGCAGCGCCCGCAACGCCGAGTTGGTCCGGTCGCTCGGCGCGGACCACGTGATCGACTACGCGGAGCAGGACTTCACCAAGAGCCAGACGCGGTACGCCGTCATCCTGGACAACGTGATGAACCACCGGCCGAAGGCCGTCGCCCGGCTGCTGACCCCCGAGGGGGTGTTCATCCCGAACAGCCTCGGGATCAACGGAGGGCTGCTGGCGGCCCTGCCGAGGATGGCGCGCGCCGCGCTGATGGGCAAAGGCTCCACCACGGTCAAGTTCGTCATGCTCGCCGTGAACCGCGAGGACCTGACCGCGCTCGCCGATCTCCTGGAGACCGGCGAGGTCCGAACTGTCATCGAGCGGACCTATCCGTTCGACGAGACCGCCACCGCCGTGGCACACGTGTTGGGACACCACGCCATCGGCAAGGTCGCCATCACCGTGTAG
- a CDS encoding VOC family protein codes for MFENTKAFSGFSVNDIPAAKKFYGETLGIPVTEAGGMLRLHVGGDTEIMIYPKGAAHTPASFTILNFPVDDIEAAVKSLGDRGVEFERLPGVDEDGISRLGGPLIAWFKDPAGNWLAVLQE; via the coding sequence ATGTTCGAAAACACGAAGGCCTTCAGCGGCTTCTCCGTGAACGACATCCCCGCCGCCAAGAAGTTCTACGGCGAGACTCTGGGCATCCCGGTCACCGAGGCCGGCGGCATGCTCCGCCTGCACGTCGGCGGCGACACCGAGATCATGATCTATCCCAAGGGCGCGGCCCACACGCCGGCCAGCTTCACCATCCTGAACTTCCCCGTCGACGATATCGAGGCCGCGGTGAAGAGCCTGGGCGACCGCGGCGTGGAGTTCGAGCGGCTGCCCGGCGTCGACGAGGACGGGATCAGCCGGCTCGGCGGCCCGTTGATCGCCTGGTTCAAGGACCCGGCAGGGAACTGGCTGGCGGTGCTCCAAGAGTAA
- a CDS encoding MFS transporter: MSAAAANAATAPLSGRAINRGAALGLLAVTQFVLILDAGIVGVALPSLVKGLGFAQADLSWVTNAYTLMFGGFLLLGGRLADYLGRRRMFMGGLILFSVASLAGSVSPDPGFLIGARAVQGFAAAVVSPAALSLLLISFPDNTDEEKAERNKALGVWGAVAGAGGAVGLILGGMLTDWFGWQACFWVNVPIGVIAALLAPRILPVGSPSGQRSGFDLAGAFTVTAGLAGIVFVLVNAQKVGWTSPETLGLGAVGVLLLVAFVVIEQRTKQPLVPLSIFRRPVLRGANVASMLQVMGLMPAFFFMTLYTQQVLGYSPLKSGLSLVPIAVAIMVAATAAGQLVAKVGIKATTVAGMVVMAAGLLWVSGMPANGSYVTDLLLPQIVIGLGGGMAWVALTVAGTAGASEEESGLASGLLNTAQQVGGALGLAILAAVASARTSHLFGTGDNPAQALSGGFGTALLVGAGLGVLAALATLFLLPGKNAMPAVDEHAIELAEETDHVAILPVHADA; encoded by the coding sequence ATGTCAGCAGCTGCAGCGAACGCAGCCACGGCCCCGCTGAGCGGCCGCGCGATCAACCGCGGAGCGGCTCTGGGGCTGCTCGCGGTCACGCAGTTCGTCTTGATCCTGGACGCCGGCATCGTCGGCGTCGCGCTGCCGTCCCTGGTCAAGGGTCTCGGCTTCGCACAGGCCGACTTGTCCTGGGTCACCAACGCCTACACCCTGATGTTCGGCGGGTTCCTGCTCCTGGGCGGGCGGCTGGCCGACTACCTGGGCCGCCGCCGGATGTTCATGGGCGGCCTGATCCTGTTCTCGGTGGCCTCGCTGGCCGGCTCGGTGTCCCCGGACCCCGGCTTCCTGATCGGCGCCCGCGCCGTCCAGGGCTTCGCCGCCGCGGTGGTCTCCCCCGCCGCGCTGTCCCTGCTGCTGATCTCCTTCCCGGACAACACCGACGAGGAGAAGGCCGAGCGCAACAAGGCGCTGGGCGTGTGGGGCGCGGTGGCCGGGGCCGGCGGCGCCGTCGGCCTGATCCTGGGCGGCATGCTCACCGACTGGTTCGGCTGGCAGGCCTGCTTCTGGGTCAACGTCCCGATCGGTGTGATCGCCGCGCTGCTCGCGCCGCGCATCCTGCCGGTGGGCTCGCCCAGCGGGCAGCGCTCCGGGTTCGACCTGGCCGGCGCGTTCACCGTCACCGCGGGCCTGGCCGGGATCGTGTTCGTGCTCGTCAACGCCCAGAAGGTGGGCTGGACCTCGCCGGAGACGCTGGGCCTGGGCGCGGTCGGCGTGCTCCTGCTGGTCGCCTTCGTGGTCATCGAGCAGCGGACCAAGCAGCCGCTGGTGCCGCTGTCGATCTTCCGGCGGCCGGTGCTGCGCGGGGCCAACGTGGCCTCGATGCTGCAGGTCATGGGCCTGATGCCGGCGTTCTTCTTCATGACCCTGTACACCCAGCAGGTCCTGGGCTACTCGCCGCTGAAGTCGGGCCTGTCGCTGGTGCCGATCGCGGTGGCGATCATGGTGGCCGCCACGGCCGCCGGACAGCTGGTGGCCAAGGTCGGGATCAAGGCCACCACGGTGGCGGGCATGGTCGTGATGGCCGCCGGCCTGCTGTGGGTCAGCGGGATGCCGGCGAACGGCAGCTACGTCACCGACCTGCTGCTGCCGCAGATCGTGATCGGCCTGGGCGGCGGCATGGCCTGGGTGGCCCTGACCGTGGCCGGCACCGCCGGCGCCTCCGAGGAGGAGTCGGGCCTGGCCTCGGGCCTGCTGAACACCGCCCAGCAGGTCGGCGGCGCGCTCGGCCTGGCGATCCTGGCCGCGGTGGCCTCGGCCCGCACCTCGCACCTGTTCGGCACCGGCGACAACCCGGCGCAGGCGCTGTCCGGCGGCTTCGGCACGGCGCTGCTGGTCGGCGCGGGCCTGGGCGTGCTGGCCGCGCTCGCGACGCTGTTCCTGCTGCCCGGCAAGAACGCGATGCCGGCGGTCGACGAGCACGCGATCGAGCTCGCCGAGGAGACCGACCACGTCGCCATCCTGCCGGTGCACGCCGACGCGTGA
- a CDS encoding SCP2 sterol-binding domain-containing protein, giving the protein MTDAHASTDTQPSGLPVELAGADPNQLAGMVGQLSDAELREVLSDGALRGQVLDEIFRRMGDHFRADKAKGQTVAVHFVITGGPDGAKDTYQASIKDGVCTTSKELTEHPRATITADGVPFLRLVTGGAGGVELFLKGKLKVGGDMMFAASVAGWFAIPGGK; this is encoded by the coding sequence ATGACCGATGCCCATGCCTCTACCGACACCCAGCCCTCCGGCCTGCCCGTCGAACTGGCCGGCGCCGATCCGAACCAGCTGGCCGGCATGGTCGGCCAGCTCTCCGACGCCGAGCTGCGCGAGGTGCTGTCCGACGGCGCGCTGCGCGGCCAGGTGCTCGACGAGATCTTCCGCCGCATGGGCGACCACTTCCGCGCCGACAAGGCCAAGGGCCAGACCGTCGCGGTGCACTTCGTCATCACCGGCGGCCCGGACGGCGCGAAGGACACCTACCAGGCGTCCATCAAGGACGGCGTGTGCACGACGTCCAAGGAGCTCACCGAGCACCCGCGCGCCACCATCACCGCGGACGGCGTGCCGTTCCTGCGCCTGGTCACCGGCGGTGCCGGCGGCGTCGAACTGTTCTTGAAGGGCAAGCTGAAGGTCGGCGGGGACATGATGTTCGCCGCGTCCGTGGCGGGGTGGTTCGCGATTCCGGGCGGCAAGTAG
- a CDS encoding MaoC/PaaZ C-terminal domain-containing protein → MSFNLEALGVWTEPKHFTVGQERVAAYAAATNDPIPEHRSGELAPPVFAVVPAFESSAEAVLAVAPPELLMMLVHGEQDFFYHRPITPGLELVTRSAPLGVRQTSAGVVVAVKSETRTAAGDLVNEQWMSTFFRGAQGEAGGGEHAPGHTLAEEIRAAEPAGEAKQHVDADQTARYAEPSGDHNPIHLDPDFAQAVGLPGIINHGLCTMAFASHAVLGVTENDPRNLERLAVRFAKPVLPGQDISTRVWTAGGPGGFAFETSSDSDVVVIKDGLAVFRQS, encoded by the coding sequence ATGAGCTTCAACCTGGAGGCGCTCGGCGTCTGGACCGAGCCGAAGCACTTCACCGTCGGGCAGGAGCGGGTCGCCGCCTATGCCGCGGCGACCAACGACCCGATCCCCGAGCACCGCTCCGGCGAGCTGGCCCCGCCGGTGTTCGCGGTGGTCCCGGCCTTCGAGTCCAGCGCCGAGGCGGTCCTGGCGGTGGCCCCGCCGGAACTGCTGATGATGCTGGTCCACGGCGAGCAGGACTTCTTCTACCACCGGCCGATCACCCCGGGCCTGGAGCTGGTGACCCGCTCGGCGCCGCTGGGCGTGCGCCAGACCTCGGCCGGCGTCGTGGTCGCGGTGAAGTCCGAGACCCGCACCGCCGCCGGCGACCTGGTCAACGAGCAGTGGATGTCCACCTTCTTCCGCGGGGCGCAGGGCGAAGCCGGCGGCGGCGAGCACGCCCCGGGCCACACCCTGGCCGAGGAGATCCGCGCCGCCGAACCCGCCGGCGAGGCCAAGCAACACGTCGACGCCGACCAGACGGCGCGCTACGCCGAACCGTCCGGCGACCACAACCCGATCCACCTGGACCCGGACTTCGCCCAGGCCGTGGGCCTGCCCGGCATCATCAACCACGGCCTGTGCACGATGGCGTTCGCCTCGCACGCGGTCCTCGGCGTCACCGAAAACGACCCTCGCAACCTGGAGCGGCTGGCTGTACGTTTCGCCAAGCCGGTCCTGCCGGGGCAGGACATCAGCACCCGGGTATGGACGGCCGGCGGGCCCGGCGGCTTCGCCTTCGAGACGTCCTCGGACAGCGACGTGGTCGTGATCAAGGACGGCCTCGCGGTGTTCCGCCAGTCGTAG
- a CDS encoding DUF2797 domain-containing protein has protein sequence MPANPNPVSVPAPSPAPDRLCTGLSWFEEKPALTSVEGGDLRLKALSPGTRLALTWSGRRRCIGWTAPGKGRTPCADDADIDGAATLAQCPACQNRDHGLAVARDRITDDGRSYQLYLAWFAPGMLKVGITGVQRGVARLLEQGAIGYTVIATGTLPAARRAELTVSASGLAKERYRSRAKVEAWWGLPETDGLRSALTEGRSKALRMLADHSLDAFPDGPLVDNTAFFGLGDGAPATYREVQALDDSGSLAGEVRSVIGKHLFLAAEGGGAPLLLDTRLLAGRHTVPVPVPVADVDGSDPGPAGVRTVERRRPLVYDTPTLF, from the coding sequence GTGCCCGCGAATCCGAACCCTGTCTCAGTCCCCGCACCCTCGCCGGCGCCTGACCGCCTCTGTACCGGTCTGAGCTGGTTCGAGGAGAAGCCCGCGCTGACCTCGGTCGAGGGCGGCGACTTGCGTCTCAAAGCGCTGAGTCCGGGCACGCGCCTGGCCCTGACCTGGTCCGGGCGCCGCCGCTGCATCGGCTGGACCGCGCCCGGGAAAGGCCGTACCCCGTGTGCCGACGACGCCGACATCGACGGCGCGGCCACGCTGGCGCAGTGCCCGGCCTGCCAGAACCGCGACCACGGCCTGGCCGTCGCCCGGGACCGGATCACCGACGACGGCCGCTCCTACCAGCTGTATCTGGCGTGGTTCGCGCCCGGCATGCTGAAGGTCGGGATCACCGGCGTGCAGCGCGGCGTGGCCCGGCTGCTGGAGCAGGGCGCGATCGGCTACACGGTGATCGCCACCGGCACGCTTCCGGCCGCCCGCCGCGCCGAACTCACGGTCTCGGCTTCCGGCCTGGCCAAGGAGCGGTACCGCTCGCGGGCCAAGGTCGAGGCGTGGTGGGGCCTGCCGGAGACGGACGGGCTGCGCTCGGCGCTCACCGAAGGCCGGAGCAAGGCGCTGCGGATGCTGGCCGACCACAGCCTCGACGCCTTCCCCGACGGTCCGCTGGTCGACAACACCGCCTTCTTCGGGCTCGGCGACGGCGCCCCGGCGACCTACCGCGAGGTCCAGGCCCTGGACGACAGCGGCAGCCTGGCCGGCGAGGTGCGGTCGGTGATCGGCAAGCACCTGTTCCTGGCGGCTGAGGGCGGCGGCGCGCCGCTGCTGCTCGACACGCGGCTGCTGGCCGGACGGCACACGGTGCCGGTGCCGGTGCCGGTGGCGGATGTGGACGGCTCCGATCCCGGTCCGGCCGGGGTGCGGACGGTGGAGCGTCGGCGGCCGCTGGTCTACGACACGCCGACGCTGTTCTAG
- a CDS encoding FAD-binding oxidoreductase: protein MSGHIGGTYPNFSGRVVTEADPDPDYDSVRMVWNGAIDHRPAAVAQCQNAQDVAAALIAARIRGLDVSVRGGGHNFAGNAVWPDALTVDLRAMSAVRVDPVTRTAYCQGGALLSDLDTATQNLGLAVPAGTVSHTGVGGLTLGGGFGWLTREHGLSIDNLRSAEVVLADGRIVEACADSHPDLYWAIRGGGGNFGVVTEFRFDLHPVGPIVQVGLLFWPLSQGTEALRTMRETLESLPAGFAAMLGIGMNAPPAPFVPERFHLAPGHALIIVGFGAPDVHEKVVAGVREQLPPLFDLVTPMPYTALQSLLDDAAPPGILAYERALYLDALTDDAIEVMKEFSGRKSSPMSFAPVFTLDGAYTAVDDDATAFSGLRRPTYAVNFACIAPAPELLAADIEWVKEYWQALLPFSRGAGSYVNFMVEPDQERVVAAYGADKYRRLAAIKREYDPENLFRHNANIKPAA, encoded by the coding sequence ATGTCCGGTCACATCGGCGGCACATACCCCAACTTCTCGGGACGGGTCGTCACCGAGGCCGACCCCGACCCCGACTACGACAGCGTCCGCATGGTCTGGAACGGGGCGATCGACCACCGGCCCGCCGCCGTCGCGCAGTGTCAGAACGCGCAGGACGTGGCCGCGGCGCTGATCGCGGCCCGCATCCGCGGCCTGGACGTCTCGGTGCGCGGCGGCGGACACAACTTCGCCGGCAACGCCGTCTGGCCCGACGCGCTGACCGTCGATCTGCGGGCGATGTCCGCGGTGCGGGTCGACCCCGTCACACGAACGGCGTACTGCCAGGGCGGCGCCCTGCTGTCCGACCTGGACACCGCCACCCAGAACCTCGGCCTGGCGGTGCCGGCCGGGACGGTCAGCCACACCGGCGTCGGCGGGCTGACCCTCGGCGGCGGATTCGGTTGGCTGACCCGGGAGCACGGTCTGAGCATCGACAACCTGCGCTCGGCCGAGGTCGTGCTGGCCGACGGCCGGATCGTCGAGGCCTGCGCGGACTCCCATCCGGACCTGTACTGGGCGATCCGGGGCGGCGGCGGGAACTTCGGCGTGGTCACCGAGTTCCGGTTCGACCTGCACCCGGTCGGGCCGATCGTGCAGGTGGGGCTGCTGTTCTGGCCGCTCTCGCAGGGGACCGAGGCGCTGCGCACGATGCGCGAAACGCTGGAGAGCCTGCCGGCGGGCTTCGCGGCGATGCTGGGGATCGGGATGAACGCACCGCCGGCGCCGTTCGTCCCCGAGCGGTTCCACCTGGCGCCCGGACACGCGCTGATCATCGTCGGCTTCGGGGCCCCGGACGTCCACGAGAAGGTCGTCGCCGGGGTCCGGGAACAGCTGCCGCCGTTGTTCGACCTGGTCACGCCGATGCCCTACACCGCGTTGCAATCGCTGCTCGACGACGCCGCGCCGCCCGGGATCCTCGCCTATGAACGGGCGCTGTACCTCGACGCACTTACCGACGACGCGATCGAGGTGATGAAGGAGTTCTCCGGAAGGAAGAGCTCTCCCATGTCCTTCGCCCCGGTCTTCACTCTCGACGGCGCCTATACAGCGGTCGACGATGACGCCACCGCCTTCAGCGGGCTGCGGCGTCCCACCTATGCGGTGAACTTCGCCTGTATCGCGCCGGCGCCGGAGCTGCTGGCCGCGGACATCGAGTGGGTCAAGGAGTACTGGCAGGCGCTGCTTCCGTTCTCCCGGGGCGCCGGCAGTTACGTGAACTTCATGGTCGAGCCGGACCAGGAGCGGGTCGTCGCCGCGTACGGAGCCGACAAGTACCGGCGGCTGGCGGCGATCAAGAGGGAGTACGACCCGGAGAACCTGTTCCGGCACAACGCCAACATCAAGCCGGCAGCCTGA
- a CDS encoding TetR/AcrR family transcriptional regulator yields the protein MVLSQTPPTSRPLRADARRNREAIVAAADDLFRVDGMSLQMDEVAHRAGLGVGTVYRHFPTKEALTVELVQHRVETTINRAEQTMQHCDPASALRRFIQDIAQVMGEDIGLRESFQMQVLADNQLDECVYYRQDLHERKLAMVKRAQEAGVVRGDLGLEDFDALMCGMGQAIVAGGNPALMADVLLEGLRVPRAETSHE from the coding sequence ATGGTCCTGTCGCAGACACCGCCCACGAGCCGTCCCCTGCGCGCCGACGCCCGGCGCAACCGGGAGGCGATCGTCGCCGCCGCCGACGACCTGTTCCGCGTCGACGGCATGTCGCTGCAGATGGACGAGGTGGCCCACCGCGCCGGGCTCGGCGTCGGCACCGTCTACCGGCACTTCCCGACCAAGGAGGCGCTGACCGTCGAGCTGGTCCAGCACCGCGTGGAGACGACGATCAACCGGGCTGAGCAGACCATGCAGCACTGCGACCCGGCCAGCGCGCTGCGCCGCTTCATCCAGGACATCGCGCAGGTGATGGGCGAGGACATCGGGCTGCGCGAGTCGTTCCAGATGCAGGTGCTGGCCGACAACCAGCTCGACGAGTGCGTGTACTACCGCCAGGACCTGCACGAGCGGAAGCTGGCGATGGTGAAGCGGGCCCAGGAGGCCGGCGTGGTGCGCGGCGATCTGGGTCTGGAGGACTTCGACGCCCTGATGTGCGGGATGGGGCAGGCGATCGTGGCCGGCGGGAACCCGGCGCTGATGGCCGATGTGCTGCTGGAGGGGCTGCGGGTACCGCGGGCGGAGACTTCGCACGAGTAG
- a CDS encoding TetR/AcrR family transcriptional regulator C-terminal domain-containing protein, translating to MVSGAERRVQLTRQRVVAAGIALADRDGIESISMRKLAQELGVEAMSLYTHVRNKEDLLDGMVDAVIAEIPTDTAGAGWKASLRQMALAARGVVLTHSWAPHPIATRAAPGPAGLRYIDTVLRVLREAGFTVAQAHHALHILGSRLLGFTQTLFDDSGADVGPEGAAGIAAELAAAFPYVAELALAVTHAGALGPCDDDAEFEFALDVILDGLDRIQRG from the coding sequence ATGGTGTCAGGTGCCGAACGTCGCGTTCAGCTGACCAGGCAACGGGTCGTGGCCGCCGGTATCGCGCTGGCGGACCGGGACGGCATCGAGTCGATCAGCATGCGCAAGCTCGCCCAGGAGCTGGGCGTGGAGGCGATGTCGCTCTACACCCATGTCCGGAACAAGGAGGACCTGCTCGACGGCATGGTCGACGCGGTGATCGCCGAGATCCCGACGGACACCGCAGGGGCCGGCTGGAAGGCGTCGCTGCGTCAGATGGCACTCGCCGCGCGCGGCGTCGTCCTGACCCACTCCTGGGCGCCGCATCCCATCGCGACGCGAGCCGCGCCGGGGCCGGCGGGGCTGCGCTACATCGACACGGTGCTCCGCGTCCTGCGTGAGGCGGGCTTCACCGTCGCGCAGGCCCACCACGCCTTGCACATCCTCGGCAGCCGGCTGCTCGGGTTCACCCAGACCCTTTTCGACGACTCGGGCGCGGACGTCGGCCCCGAGGGGGCCGCCGGCATCGCCGCCGAACTCGCCGCCGCTTTTCCGTACGTCGCGGAGCTGGCCCTCGCGGTCACCCACGCGGGCGCCCTCGGGCCCTGCGACGACGACGCCGAGTTCGAGTTCGCGCTCGATGTCATCCTCGACGGCCTGGACCGGATCCAGCGCGGCTGA
- a CDS encoding nitrous oxide reductase family maturation protein NosD gives MTTSAGVLAGGTAMVATALPVQASSSSAAHIVVRPGESIQHAVDGAHAGDTIRLLPGVYRGGILVRVSGLTIRGAGAATVIAPAATSATATGSAQGAGVAEPVGADCSAPGNGICVLGTAGHPVTDVRIESLTVSDFPQNGVSGSGTDRMTVRDVMVNGNGDEGISQEKSTRGRLVGNRAVGNGQAGIFVTNMANGKGGALDTEGTVIAGNRMSGNRFGADLRRARNLLFEDNTVTENCSGIFVVGDDGVPRGGDLTVRDNRVSRNNEYCPPNGRLPYLQGIGIVLTGVEKTVLTGNLIEGNVGAAPMSGGVVLFRSYKGGPDTDNTVTGNTITGNKPANIADRDGGPGNTFSDNSTAQDRRHGAGRDHQQAPRRRPARHVPHPSPADAACRGR, from the coding sequence ATGACCACCAGTGCCGGCGTCCTAGCCGGCGGCACGGCGATGGTGGCCACCGCGCTGCCCGTGCAGGCTTCGTCCTCGTCCGCCGCGCACATCGTCGTCCGGCCCGGCGAGTCGATCCAGCACGCCGTCGACGGAGCACACGCCGGCGATACGATCAGGCTGCTGCCCGGCGTCTACCGGGGCGGCATCCTGGTCCGCGTATCGGGCCTGACCATCCGGGGCGCCGGTGCGGCGACCGTGATCGCTCCGGCCGCCACGTCGGCTACCGCCACCGGATCCGCTCAAGGAGCCGGCGTCGCCGAGCCCGTCGGCGCCGACTGCTCGGCTCCCGGCAACGGCATCTGTGTGCTCGGGACGGCCGGCCACCCGGTGACCGACGTGCGCATCGAGTCGCTGACCGTCTCGGACTTCCCCCAAAACGGCGTCTCGGGCTCCGGGACCGATCGGATGACGGTTCGCGACGTCATGGTCAACGGCAACGGCGACGAGGGCATCAGCCAGGAGAAGTCAACGCGCGGCCGGCTGGTCGGCAACCGCGCCGTCGGCAACGGCCAGGCCGGGATCTTCGTGACGAACATGGCCAACGGCAAGGGCGGCGCGCTCGACACCGAGGGCACCGTGATCGCCGGCAACCGGATGAGCGGGAACCGGTTCGGCGCCGACCTGCGCCGGGCCCGGAACCTTCTCTTCGAGGACAACACCGTCACCGAGAACTGCTCGGGGATCTTCGTCGTCGGCGACGACGGCGTCCCGCGCGGCGGCGACCTGACCGTCCGCGACAACCGGGTGAGCAGGAACAACGAGTACTGCCCCCCGAACGGCCGGCTGCCGTACCTGCAGGGCATCGGCATCGTCCTCACCGGCGTGGAGAAGACGGTCCTGACCGGCAACCTCATCGAGGGCAACGTCGGCGCCGCCCCCATGTCCGGCGGCGTAGTGCTCTTCCGCAGCTACAAAGGCGGCCCCGACACCGACAACACCGTCACCGGCAACACGATCACCGGCAACAAGCCCGCCAACATCGCGGACCGGGACGGCGGGCCCGGGAACACCTTCAGCGACAATTCCACCGCCCAGGATCGCCGGCACGGCGCCGGCCGCGACCACCAGCAGGCGCCACGGCGCCGTCCGGCCCGCCACGTCCCCCACCCTTCGCCCGCCGACGCCGCATGCCGCGGTCGGTGA